One part of the Culicoidibacter larvae genome encodes these proteins:
- a CDS encoding peptide ABC transporter substrate-binding protein, with amino-acid sequence MKNKLGKKLGVVTSLLAVAALVLAGCGGSSSGTAGTLRLASAVAPNTLNQIRNSESINSEIIGQYLEGLVQYNADNELVGAVAKDWTTNEDGSVYTFNIRPESKWTNGQPVTANDFVFAWSKLATDKEATYGYLVSAIKNGQAVLDGTMDASELGVKAVSDSQLEVTLEQPLAYFLDLMAFPPFFPTNEAFYNEVGGDEVYGTSMETVLGNGPFTLTKYKADEGWEFAKNPDYWDAASVQLNVVTVRFVAETSTQGTLYDNGEIDRLGLTGDLIDKYSGSSEIVTQPETAVFYFYLSGTTNSPDATLANKNVRAAIAHAIDKSVITDNVLKNGSLPIDYLVPKDFVSLDGEDFRTFANQFNDPMFDVKKAQEFLDAAKKELGQDTLSVTLAVADTEAGKKIYENIESQLETNLEGLDVTINQVPQQTYYPLLQEYGTPAANAGWGADYMDVATYFEIFRSDDSHNYGKWNNPEFDQLFKDAQSPELATNPTERWNKFVQAEAVLINDYAIIPIYQRASMALVKPNVKGFKLYPTAPDMRYKYVTVE; translated from the coding sequence ATGAAGAACAAATTAGGAAAGAAATTAGGGGTAGTTACTTCACTACTCGCGGTAGCAGCCTTAGTGCTTGCTGGTTGTGGAGGATCTAGTTCAGGAACTGCAGGGACACTTCGTTTAGCGTCAGCGGTAGCACCGAACACATTGAATCAGATTCGTAACTCTGAGTCAATTAACTCTGAAATTATCGGACAATACTTGGAAGGTTTAGTGCAATATAATGCTGACAACGAACTTGTTGGTGCGGTTGCAAAAGACTGGACTACCAATGAAGACGGAAGTGTTTACACGTTCAATATTCGTCCTGAATCTAAATGGACTAATGGACAACCTGTAACAGCAAATGACTTCGTCTTTGCTTGGAGCAAGTTAGCTACAGATAAAGAAGCTACTTATGGATACCTTGTTTCAGCAATTAAAAATGGACAAGCTGTCTTAGATGGTACTATGGATGCTTCTGAATTGGGCGTTAAAGCAGTTAGCGATTCTCAATTAGAAGTAACTTTAGAGCAACCATTGGCTTATTTCTTAGACTTAATGGCATTCCCGCCATTCTTCCCTACTAACGAAGCATTCTATAATGAAGTTGGTGGCGATGAAGTATACGGGACTTCAATGGAAACTGTTTTAGGAAACGGACCTTTCACTTTGACTAAGTACAAAGCGGATGAAGGTTGGGAATTTGCTAAAAACCCAGACTACTGGGATGCAGCAAGTGTTCAATTAAATGTTGTAACTGTTCGTTTCGTAGCTGAAACTTCAACTCAAGGGACTCTTTATGATAATGGCGAAATTGATCGCTTAGGTTTAACAGGAGACCTTATTGACAAATATTCAGGCTCTTCTGAAATTGTTACACAACCTGAAACTGCAGTATTTTACTTCTATCTTTCAGGAACAACTAACTCACCAGATGCAACATTAGCGAACAAAAATGTTCGCGCGGCAATTGCTCATGCAATTGACAAATCAGTTATTACTGACAATGTGTTGAAAAACGGTTCATTACCAATTGATTACTTAGTACCAAAAGATTTCGTTTCATTAGATGGCGAAGACTTCCGTACGTTTGCGAATCAATTCAATGACCCAATGTTTGATGTGAAAAAAGCTCAAGAATTCCTTGATGCAGCGAAAAAAGAACTTGGACAAGATACTTTATCAGTAACACTTGCAGTAGCAGATACTGAAGCTGGTAAAAAAATCTATGAAAATATCGAATCTCAATTAGAAACTAATTTAGAAGGTTTAGATGTTACTATCAACCAAGTCCCACAACAAACTTACTATCCATTGTTACAAGAATATGGTACACCAGCTGCGAATGCAGGATGGGGTGCTGACTACATGGATGTTGCAACTTATTTTGAAATCTTCCGTTCAGATGACAGCCATAACTATGGAAAATGGAATAATCCTGAATTCGATCAATTATTCAAAGATGCACAATCACCTGAATTAGCTACAAACCCAACTGAGCGTTGGAATAAATTTGTACAAGCTGAAGCAGTATTAATTAATGATTATGCAATTATTCCAATCTATCAACGTGCTTCAATGGCATTGGTTAAACCAAATGTTAAAGGATTTAAATTATATCCTACAGCACCGGATATGCGTTATAAATACGTTACGGTTGAATAA
- a CDS encoding ABC transporter permease, translated as MLKYILKRLLNCLIVIFISVTAVFFAIRLVPSNIVDPKLPLAQQEQIKEQLGLNKPVVEQYVNYLGNVAQFDLGKSLKVQKNIPVTKLIGDKMAISLPIGITAVAISIVIGTVLGTVAAVKRGKPFDHVTTLITVLGISIPSIVISILLQLLFTTLGFPTIYSPGNIFSLVAPVIALSFWPIAMISKYIRNELIDVMNSEYILLAEAKGVSNKTVLFKHALRNAVIPAITVVGPLFVSTIIGSLVVEKVFAIPGLGGLMSQAINTTDYPIIQGLTILFAALFTLAYLVIDILYGIIDPRIRLSGGNS; from the coding sequence ATGCTAAAGTATATTTTAAAACGACTGCTTAACTGTTTGATTGTTATCTTTATTTCGGTAACCGCAGTATTTTTCGCAATTCGTTTAGTACCATCTAATATTGTTGATCCAAAGCTTCCTTTGGCACAACAAGAACAGATTAAGGAGCAATTAGGGTTAAATAAACCTGTTGTTGAGCAGTATGTTAATTATTTAGGAAATGTTGCACAGTTTGATTTAGGAAAATCCTTAAAAGTGCAAAAAAATATTCCGGTTACGAAATTAATTGGTGATAAAATGGCGATATCTTTACCAATAGGGATAACCGCAGTAGCAATTTCAATTGTTATCGGGACTGTATTAGGAACCGTAGCCGCAGTAAAACGTGGTAAACCTTTTGACCATGTGACAACTTTAATCACAGTATTAGGGATTTCAATCCCCTCTATTGTTATTTCAATTTTATTACAACTTTTATTTACTACACTTGGATTTCCGACTATATATAGTCCAGGGAATATATTCTCATTAGTGGCGCCGGTTATCGCGCTTTCATTCTGGCCGATTGCTATGATTTCAAAATATATTCGAAATGAACTTATTGATGTCATGAACTCTGAATATATTCTTTTAGCTGAGGCTAAAGGGGTGTCAAATAAAACAGTACTCTTTAAACATGCGTTAAGAAATGCGGTAATTCCTGCGATTACAGTTGTCGGACCTTTATTTGTTTCGACAATTATCGGGAGTTTAGTAGTTGAGAAAGTATTCGCAATTCCTGGACTTGGTGGATTAATGAGTCAAGCAATTAATACAACTGATTATCCAATTATTCAAGGATTAACAATTTTATTTGCTGCACTCTTTACGCTTGCGTACTTAGTGATTGATATCCTTTATGGTATTATTGATCCACGAATTCGTTTGTCAGGAGGTAATAGCTAA
- a CDS encoding ABC transporter ATP-binding protein, producing MAKELLKVSNLEIEFKTENGIVQAIRGVDFNLHVGETLAIVGESGSGKSVVTRAVMGILANNGVVKAGEILYTDSKGNQVDVTKMSKKELPKIRGGEIAMIFQDPMTALNPVLTIGTQIVEAIQLHQKDENGKDLSKTVAKAKALELLTLVGIHDPEVRFKQYPHQFSGGMRQRIVIAIALGCEPRVLIADEPTTALDVTIQAQILELIKEIQQRLNLAVIFITHDLGVVANVADRVNVMYAGRIVEAGSIDEVFYNPRHPYTWGLLSSMPDIESENAELFSIPGTPPNLLYPPKGDAFAPRNKWALDIDFEMQPPMFKVSENHYAATWLLDPRAPKVDVPEIVLKRVRQHVEGGEN from the coding sequence ATGGCAAAAGAATTATTGAAAGTTAGTAATTTAGAAATTGAATTTAAGACTGAAAATGGTATAGTACAAGCGATTCGTGGCGTTGACTTTAATTTACATGTTGGTGAAACACTGGCAATTGTAGGTGAGTCTGGTTCTGGTAAATCAGTTGTAACCCGTGCAGTCATGGGTATTCTTGCTAACAATGGTGTTGTAAAAGCTGGTGAGATTTTGTACACCGATTCAAAAGGTAACCAAGTTGATGTTACTAAAATGAGTAAGAAAGAATTACCGAAAATCCGTGGCGGGGAAATCGCCATGATTTTCCAAGATCCGATGACAGCTTTAAATCCAGTGTTAACTATCGGAACACAAATTGTTGAAGCAATTCAATTGCATCAAAAGGATGAAAACGGTAAAGATCTTTCTAAAACGGTAGCGAAAGCGAAAGCTTTAGAATTATTAACCCTAGTTGGTATTCATGATCCTGAGGTTCGATTCAAGCAATATCCTCACCAATTTTCTGGTGGGATGCGCCAACGGATTGTTATCGCAATTGCACTTGGTTGTGAACCACGCGTTTTAATCGCGGATGAGCCAACGACGGCATTGGACGTTACTATTCAAGCACAAATTTTAGAATTAATTAAAGAAATTCAACAACGTTTAAATCTTGCAGTAATCTTTATTACGCATGACTTAGGAGTAGTTGCAAACGTTGCCGATCGAGTAAATGTTATGTATGCCGGACGTATTGTTGAAGCTGGAAGCATTGATGAGGTATTCTATAATCCTCGCCACCCTTATACATGGGGACTGCTTTCTTCTATGCCAGACATTGAAAGTGAAAATGCGGAATTATTTTCGATTCCCGGAACACCACCAAATTTATTATACCCTCCTAAAGGCGATGCATTCGCTCCACGTAATAAATGGGCTCTGGATATTGATTTTGAAATGCAGCCACCAATGTTTAAAGTTAGTGAAAATCATTACGCAGCTACGTGGTTACTTGATCCGCGTGCACCTAAAGTTGATGTGCCGGAGATTGTTTTAAAACGTGTGCGTCAACATGTTGAAGGCGGTGAGAACTAA
- a CDS encoding ABC transporter permease, translated as MEKNLQTQPLDEKLFEFSNTDHADNEEIKGKSVGFWQGAMRRLVKQKISMISLILIVIFVAGAIIIPWGKDAEIKYQDPKIQNLPPKIPGLSSLGIFDGTRNGVDVYAQKGVTRDYYFGTDDLGRDLWLRVWAGLRTSLLIALIVTTVEFVLGAIIGGISGYFGKTADMVIQRVLDVLVNIPVLIVLLIVSMAMGQGFWPLVLGLSFTAWIGFSRLVRAQILKYKDHEFVLASRTLGANHKRIIFDHLFPNMVSVFIVALALDFPAVILSEAFYTLLGLGLPAGEISLGQLIVENVGKLQTFPYQLIIPTVFMGLISLTFNLIGNGLRDALDPKLKDR; from the coding sequence ATGGAAAAGAATTTACAAACACAACCGCTAGATGAAAAGTTATTTGAATTTTCAAATACTGATCATGCTGACAACGAAGAAATTAAAGGGAAGAGCGTTGGCTTCTGGCAAGGAGCAATGCGTCGTTTAGTTAAGCAAAAAATTAGTATGATTAGTTTGATATTAATTGTTATTTTTGTTGCCGGCGCTATTATTATTCCGTGGGGAAAAGATGCTGAAATTAAGTATCAAGATCCTAAAATTCAAAACTTGCCGCCTAAGATTCCAGGTCTTTCAAGTTTAGGAATTTTCGATGGAACACGCAATGGTGTAGATGTGTATGCTCAAAAGGGCGTAACTCGTGACTATTATTTTGGTACTGATGATTTAGGTCGTGACTTATGGTTGCGGGTATGGGCTGGATTAAGAACATCATTATTGATTGCATTAATTGTAACGACTGTTGAGTTCGTTTTAGGTGCAATAATTGGTGGTATATCCGGATACTTTGGTAAGACGGCCGATATGGTTATTCAACGGGTTTTAGATGTCCTTGTTAACATTCCGGTTTTAATCGTTCTTTTAATTGTTTCAATGGCAATGGGACAAGGATTCTGGCCGCTTGTACTTGGATTATCATTTACAGCTTGGATTGGTTTCTCGCGTCTTGTAAGGGCACAAATATTAAAATATAAAGATCATGAGTTTGTTTTGGCATCACGTACATTAGGCGCTAACCATAAACGAATTATCTTTGATCATTTATTCCCAAATATGGTCAGTGTGTTCATTGTTGCTCTGGCATTAGATTTCCCGGCAGTAATTTTATCAGAAGCATTCTATACTTTATTAGGACTTGGGCTTCCAGCTGGTGAAATTTCACTTGGACAGCTTATTGTTGAAAATGTTGGGAAGTTACAAACTTTCCCGTATCAATTAATTATTCCAACTGTTTTTATGGGGCTTATTTCGTTGACCTTTAACCTTATTGGTAATGGTTTACGTGATGCTTTAGATCCAAAATTGAAAGATAGATAG
- a CDS encoding ABC transporter ATP-binding protein, whose product MTATNEREIVLSVRNLKQHFRINNKKTVKAVDDISFDIYRGETFGLVGESGSGKSTTGRSIIRLYKPTGGQLTFLGEDISGKMSGKAIKTLRRNMQMIFQDPMASLNPRMKVADIIAEGLVIHKIGKNEAERMEKVYEILEIVGLNRDHANRFPHEFSGGQRQRIGIARALIMEPDFIIADEAISALDVSIQAQVVNLLKHLQKERNLTYLFIAHDLSMVKYISDRVGVMYGGKLMELATSEELYNNPLHPYTKSLLSAIPLPNPDYERSRRRIVYNPAMHDYSTSGPEWVEITPGHFIRANEEELKHYKAELAAKNR is encoded by the coding sequence ATGACTGCAACAAATGAAAGAGAAATCGTTTTATCAGTACGTAACTTGAAACAACATTTCCGTATTAATAATAAAAAGACAGTAAAGGCTGTTGATGATATTAGTTTTGATATTTATCGTGGCGAAACATTTGGTCTTGTTGGTGAGTCTGGTTCAGGAAAGTCAACTACTGGTCGAAGTATTATTCGTCTTTATAAACCAACTGGAGGACAACTTACCTTTTTGGGAGAAGATATCTCTGGTAAGATGTCGGGTAAAGCAATCAAAACATTACGTCGGAATATGCAAATGATTTTCCAGGATCCAATGGCATCACTAAATCCGCGTATGAAAGTTGCTGATATTATCGCTGAAGGCTTAGTTATCCATAAAATTGGGAAAAACGAAGCTGAGCGTATGGAAAAAGTATATGAAATCCTTGAAATTGTTGGTTTAAATCGTGATCACGCCAACCGTTTCCCGCATGAGTTTTCAGGCGGACAACGGCAACGGATCGGGATTGCCCGGGCATTAATTATGGAGCCCGACTTTATCATTGCTGATGAGGCAATTTCAGCTTTGGATGTTTCTATTCAGGCGCAAGTAGTAAACTTATTGAAACATTTACAAAAGGAACGTAACTTAACTTATTTATTTATTGCCCATGATTTATCAATGGTTAAATACATCAGTGATCGTGTTGGGGTAATGTACGGTGGGAAATTAATGGAACTTGCAACTTCGGAAGAATTGTATAATAATCCATTACACCCATATACAAAATCATTATTATCGGCAATACCATTACCAAATCCTGATTATGAACGTAGCCGTCGCCGGATTGTTTACAATCCAGCAATGCATGATTATTCAACATCAGGGCCGGAATGGGTTGAGATTACGCCAGGGCACTTTATTCGTGCCAATGAAGAGGAATTGAAACACTACAAAGCTGAATTAGCTGCTAAAAATCGGTAA